The sequence gAATCAATGGCTGTTTGCCTTCAAGCCTCTGAATTCCCACCTGTTGCCCCCAGCAGGTGGCGGGGGCCGTGACAGGGCACAGGTGTGCTGCAGAGCTATTTTCTCTTCCACTTCTTCCGCAGAGTCTCCCTGACCTCCTGGTTGCGGAGGGTGTAGATGAAGGGGTTGAGAACCGGGGTCACCACGGTGTTGAGGACGTGCACGGCTTTGGTCAGGTCCAAGGCGTCCTTGATGGAGGTGCGCACATGGAGGAAAATGGTGGAGCCGTACCAGATGAGCACCACGGTGAGGTGGGAGGAGCAGGTGGAGAAGGCCTTGCTGCGGCCACTGGCCGAGGGGATGCTGAGGATGGTGCGGATGATGTAGATGTAGGAGACCAGGGTGATGAGACAGGAGCTCAGAATGACCACGGCAGCAATCACAAAGGCCACCAGCTCCACCGCCTGCGTGCTGGTGCAGGCCAGGGCGATCCAAGGCGCGATGTCACAGAAGAAGTGGTTGATGGCTCGGGGGCCACAGAAGGACAGGCCACTGATGAGGGCCGTGGGCACTGCAATGGACAGGAAGCCACAGACCCAGGAGCCCAGGGCCAACTGCAAAGAGAGCAGGCTGCTCATGATGGCCCCGTAGTGCAGGGGGTAGCAGATGGCGAGGTAGCGGTCGTAGGCCATGGCGGCCAGGAGGAAATACTCCGTGCAGCCCAGCGAGAAGACCAGGTACATCTGCAGGAGGCAGCTGATGAAGGAGATGCTCTGGCTCCTCCCCAGCAGGATGGCCAGGGCTTTGGGCACTGCGGCCGTGGTGTACCAGACCTCCAGGAAGGACAGGTTGctcaggaagaagtacatgggggtgtgcaGCTGGTGGGAGGTGCTCACTAGCAGCAAGATGGCCACATTGCCGCCCACTGTGAGGATGTACATCaccaggaagagcaggaagagcgAGAGCTGCAGGGCCTGGGGCCCCGGGAAGCCCAGCAGCAGAAAGCCCCTGCCCTCTGTCTCATTGCCAGCATCCATGGCAGGGCCTGCAGACCAGGAGACAGAGGGCCACTCAGCCTTGACCACCCCTTGGAAGGACTCACAGAGAAGCACTCATGAAACCTGGTGACTGCTGACCGCTGTCTTCACACTGGAGCCAGGCGTGGTGAACATGATAGTAAAGCACAGAGGAAAGCATCACTCCAGTCGACCCACAGCCCAGGAAACTCCACATCCATGAATCACACCCATCTGGGCCTCCTGCCATGCTAGCTGGGCCCACCAGCACTCTGTAACCCTGGAATAAAGGCACGGGCTCAGAAGGCAGCCCCCAGACATAAGTGCTGACCTTAATCACCCATGGTAGGCTTGCCTTCTCAACTGATTCTCTAGGTTATAAGCTCTGTCCCCCTAAAGAACATTCAGAGATCAAGTTTAAGGATtctgatctgtttttttttttcatatttaaatttattaagaCAATGCATTCTTCTCACAAAAAAGAAGCAAAAGTCCATATTGAACAAAGCTCTTAACACAACCGGGACATCCTGACCCTCACGGGGAAGCGGGAGCATTGAGCTAGTTAAGAACAGGATGTCATTCTGAGTGTCATTCTCATTCTCTAGTGCACCCTGGACACCACTTTACATGCTTTGGTAAGCTGCTCCTGTCAGGCATGCAGGTGACCAGAGCCTGCACTTGGGGACAGACTCTTGAGCAGACACCATAGGATCAGGGTGGCTTCACTCCACGAGCTCTCTAGAGAGCAGGAGCTTTCTGTCCCCAGTACGACCCTCCTCGCCACCCTGTGCCATACTTCCTCCAGGAAACTAGAATTTCTTGCACATGTCCTGTGTCAACAAGCACATGAAGAACCCAGGCTGGGTGGGTAGATGCGTCCACAGCATGGGTCTACCTAACGTCCGGCAGAAGGGGCCTCTGACCTCCTCCAGGCAGTGCTTCTCAGGCCTTAAGGGGCACCTGAGGGTGGAGTCCAGGGCAGGTATAGTTCATCCTCTGGAGGTTGGGGTGGTATCTGTGGGTCTGCACTTACATAGCTTCTGGAAGTGGACACTGGCTGGACCACACCTGAGGAATGGTCTAGCAGCCTTCTCCGTTATAAAACCATCCCATTGTACCTGGACTTGTACAGTTATTATAGACCAATTAATGTTCAAAGGCAAATACTCGGAAGCTCAGAGAGTGACGTGTTTTTCCCAGGTTTGCTTGGCTGGCTGAAGGGAGGGTACAGAGCACGTCACCCCCAC is a genomic window of Callospermophilus lateralis isolate mCalLat2 chromosome 5, mCalLat2.hap1, whole genome shotgun sequence containing:
- the LOC143390345 gene encoding olfactory receptor 6F1, producing the protein MDAGNETEGRGFLLLGFPGPQALQLSLFLLFLVMYILTVGGNVAILLLVSTSHQLHTPMYFFLSNLSFLEVWYTTAAVPKALAILLGRSQSISFISCLLQMYLVFSLGCTEYFLLAAMAYDRYLAICYPLHYGAIMSSLLSLQLALGSWVCGFLSIAVPTALISGLSFCGPRAINHFFCDIAPWIALACTSTQAVELVAFVIAAVVILSSCLITLVSYIYIIRTILSIPSASGRSKAFSTCSSHLTVVLIWYGSTIFLHVRTSIKDALDLTKAVHVLNTVVTPVLNPFIYTLRNQEVRETLRKKWKRK